One Phaseolus vulgaris cultivar G19833 chromosome 11, P. vulgaris v2.0, whole genome shotgun sequence genomic window carries:
- the LOC137819643 gene encoding glucomannan 4-beta-mannosyltransferase 2: MVDSEPKFFIPESIQGVNFDVTAQMRMVWEVIKAPLIVPLMNVAVYICLAMALMLFMERVYMGIVIILVKLFWKKPHQRYKFEPLQEDEELGNTNFPVVLIQIPMFNEREVYKVSIGAACNLSWPSDRLVIQVLDDSTDPTIKQMVEMECQRWASKGINIIYQIRETRGGYKAGALKEGLKRSYVKHCEYVAIFDADFRPEPDFLRRSIPFLVGNPDIALVQARWRFVNSDECLLTRMQEMSLDYHFTVEQEVGSATHAFFGFNGTAGVWRIGAINEAGGWKDRTTVEDMDLAVRASLRGWKFLYLGDLQAKSELPSTLRAFRFQQHRWSCGPANLFRKMVMEIVRNKKVRFWKKVYVIYSFFFVRKIIAHMVTFFFFCVVIPITILIPEVYVPIWGAVYIPSVITILNSVGTPRSIHLLFYWILFENVMSLHRTKATFIGLLEYGRANEWVVTEKLGDSVNSNTKNKTGDAAKKNNVSKAPKKTRSKFVERLNFLELGFAAFLFFCGCYDFVHGKHNYFIYLFLQTITFSIVGFGYVGTIV; encoded by the exons ATGGTTGATTCAGAGCCAAAGTTCTTCATCCCGGAGTCAATCCAGGGCGTGAATTTCGACGTGACGGCTCAGATGAGGATGGTGTGGGAAGTGATAAAGGCGCCGCTGATCGTGCCGCTGATGAACGTGGCGGTGTACATTTGCCTCGCCATGGCCCTCATGCTCTTCATGGAGAGGGTCTACATGGGCATTGTCATCATCCTCGTCAAACTCTTCTGGAAGAAACCCCACCAACGCTACAAGTTCGAACCCCTCCAAGAGGACGAGGAACTCGGCAACACCAACTTCCCCGTCGTCCTTATTCAGATTCCCATGTTCAATGAAAGAGAG GTGTACAAGGTGTCAATTGGAGCAGCTTGTAATCTCTCATGGCCTTCAGATCGTCTCGTGATCCAAGTGCTGGACGATTCAACTGACCCTACCATCAAG CAAATGGTGGAGATGGAATGCCAGAGATGGGCAAGCAAAGGGATAAACATAATATACCAAATCAGAGAGACTCGAGGGGGCTATAAAGCGGGTGCTCTTAAAGAAGGTCTAAAACGTAGCTATGTGAAACATTGCGAGTACGTGGCAATTTTCGATGCTGATTTTCGTCCAGAACCAGATTTTCTGAGACGTTCTATTCCTTTCTTGGTGGGCAACCCCGACATTGCTCTGGTTCAAGCTCGATGGAGATTTG tgAATTCTGATGAGTGTTTGCTGACAAGAATGCAAGAGATGTCCCTGGATTACCATTTCACTGTAGAGCAAGAAGTTGGGTCAGCCACTCATGCTTTCTTCGGTTTCAACG GAACTGCTGGTGTTTGGAGAATAGGTGCTATTAATGAAGCTGGAGGGTGGAAAGACAGAACAACGGTGGAAGATATGGATCTTGCTGTTCGTGCTAGTCTTAGGGGATGGAAATTTTTGTACCTTGGAGACCTCCAG GCAAAAAGTGAGCTTCCAAGTACTTTGAGAGCCTTTAGATTCCAGCAGCACCGATGGTCTTGTGGTCCTGCTAACTTGTTCCGCAAAATGGTTATGGAGATAGTAAGGAACAAG AAAGTAAGGTTTTGGAAGAAAGTGTACGTTATATACAGCTTCTTCTTTGTTCGCAAAATCATAGCTCATATGGtcaccttcttcttcttctgtgtTGTGATTCCAATCACAATCTTGATCCCTGAGGTTTACGTTCCAATATGGGGAGCTGTTTATATTCCTTCTGTCATCACCATTCTCAATTCAGTTGGAACACCAAG GTCCATTCACCTTCTGTTCTATTGGATCCTCTTTGAGAATGTGATGTCTTTGCATCGTACCAAGGCAACATTTATAGGTCTGTTAGAGTATGGGAGGGCTAATGAATGGGTTGTGACTGAAAAACTTGGTGACTCTGTCAACAGCAATACCAAGAATAAAACAGGAGATGCTGCCAAGAAGAATAATGTCAGCAAGGCCCCCAAAAAGACTCGATCCAAATTTGTTGAAAG ACTTA